A stretch of DNA from Brevibacterium sp. CBA3109:
ACATCGCCCAGCCCGACAGGGAGTTCACTGCTGGCCGCACCATCATCGTCGGCGCACCGTAGGTCACAGGCTGGCTGTATGCGCCCGGCTGACTGTAGCCATATGCGCCCGGCTGGCTGTACGCGTCCGGCTGACTATAGATCGCGGGGCCGGGCTGGGTCTGCTGATACTGGTTCGGATTCGAATACTGGCCCTGGTCCTGATACTGGCCCGAGCCGTATCCCGGCTGAGGCTGCGACCCGCCGTATCCATTGTTGAACTGCTGGGATCCGACCTGCGGTGGATCGCTCGGGCGATAGTTCGGGTTATAGGACACGCTCATCACCGTTTCATTCGTTTGCCGCCTGTTGAG
This window harbors:
- a CDS encoding DUF4190 domain-containing protein, encoding MSVSYNPNYRPSDPPQVGSQQFNNGYGGSQPQPGYGSGQYQDQGQYSNPNQYQQTQPGPAIYSQPDAYSQPGAYGYSQPGAYSQPVTYGAPTMMVRPAVNSLSGWAMWMGIIGLAGGLVCSLLSLVPIIGILFSIVAMFLWIAPILAVIFGHVSRGQIRKTGEDGRGQATAGLVMGYIGIGFALLMIVIVIGVLGLGFLAAGMSY